From a single Nicotiana tabacum cultivar K326 chromosome 8, ASM71507v2, whole genome shotgun sequence genomic region:
- the LOC142162948 gene encoding uncharacterized protein LOC142162948, whose protein sequence is MVESMNSVLLKGREMPILRMLDFIQEKLGEWFYERRKKTNETFHRVSIWAEEEMTKKMDLACKIINSEGIEFIVDLKKRICDCLEFQLDELPCPHAIAAINKRYLQKSDYCSNWYSRETWLKTYEGHVNTVGDQKS, encoded by the exons ATGGTAGAATCAATGAATTCCGTTTTACTAAAAGGGAGAGAAATGCCTATTTTAAGAATGTTAGATTTCATCCAAGAAAAGCTGGGAGAGTGGTTTTATGAACGGAGAAAAAAGACAAATGAAACTTTTCACAGAGTATCAATATGGGCAGAAGAAGAGATGACTAAGAAGATGGACTTGGCTTGCAAAAT AATAAATAGTGAAGGAATTGAATTCATTGTGGACTTAAAGAAGAGAATTTGTGACTGCCTGGaattccaacttgatgaattGCCCTGTCCACATGCAATTGCTGCTATTAATAAGAGATATTTGCAGAAATCtgattactgctcaaattggtatTCAAGGGAAACATGGTTGAAAACATATGAAGGACATGTGAATACTGTGGGAGATCAAAAATCATGA